A window of the Pungitius pungitius chromosome 3, fPunPun2.1, whole genome shotgun sequence genome harbors these coding sequences:
- the LOC119210334 gene encoding protein FAM124B — translation MFRRAALLKGPDYENVDSGAETAESDSSRMSSSGIQCMTGRVRQQQQQQEFLLLNLHLLANPGDSLLLQHTLDRLLRWLCPTLRIFHVSERASPFRSYTRLCSVAGYPSLAITFFLHEAYGEERILKVLDFFQHPPWQYHHTETCGNRTGGIYITSSSSPTNAMLRPYLLPSRDFYSLGAGMPVWGVRPVHCGGEILRVTLYSAYDNYEDAVRLYETVLQRQAEEQKTGFCWFTLHTEPGLSLQLALKQLSPGARVEPCGSAVLQFSVEEIGQLVPLLPNPCTPISSSRWQTEDLDGNKILFQVKTPAQPQRPLTCAFPVTCPSVSPQGTPLRSSVQGHSLSPCALTTPLPWQTHKHSHRPRGDSVPEKLHGPESQGSGSCCSTPPGSSCYSSQRSSPAPHSTSNHPDSPLRPSITRSLSHLLLEEEEEPETNVDTGAPVSLTSDTAAQTIAGSSSVDLLTNRLAGRPVSAGASAVEGLTEELVECGPGTHTNPGVASRTWGSAGGTDAARRAWDSSTVAAGQSPSRGPFEGSRTTAEPLSAHTNHQEPVDEFFI, via the exons ATGTTCCGAAGAGCGGCGCTATTGAAGGGACCCGACTATGAAAACGTGGACTCCGGAGCTGAAACTGCCGA AtctgacagcagcaggatgtCATCATCGGGCA TTCAGTGCATGACCGGTCGGgtcaggcagcagcagcagcagcaggagtttCTGCTATTGAACTTACATCTGCTGGCCAACCCTGGAGACTCACTGCTGTTGCAGCACACCCTGGACCGCCTCCTCCGCTGGCTCTGCCCAACTCTCCGTATCTTCCATGTGTCAGAGAGGGCCTCCCCATTCAGAAGTTACACACGCCTTTGTTCTGTTGCAG GCTACCCTTCTCTGGCCATCACCTTCTTTCTGCACGAGGCCTACGGAGAGGAGCGAATCCTCAAAGTGCTGGACTTCTTTCAGCATCCACCATGGCAGTACCACCACACTGAGACCTGCGGCAACAGAACAGGAGGGATCTAcatcacctccagcagctcccccACCAACGCCATGCTGCGGCCCTACCTCCTGCCCAGCCGAGATTTCTATAGCTTGGGTGCGGGCATGCCCGTGTGGGGGGTTCGACCAGTCCACTGCGGAGGTGAAATATTGCGTGTGACATTGTACAGTGCATATGACAACTACGAGGATGCTGTGCGGCTCTATGAGACGGTGCTGCAGCGACAGGCAGAGGAGCAAAAGACGGGCTTCTGCTGGTTCACTCTCCACACGG AGCCCGGGCTGAGCCTGCAGCTGGCTTTAAAACAGCTGTCACCGGGGGCTCGAGTGGAGCCATGCGGCTCCGCTGTGCTGCAGTTTAGTGTGGAAGAAATTGGCCAACTAGTCCCTCTGTTGCCCAACCCCTGCACCCCCATCAGCAGCTCACGCTGGCAGACAGAAGACCTAGATGGAAACAAGATTCTCTTCCAG GTAAAAACCCCGGCTCAGCCTCaacgacctctgacctgtgCTTTCCCCGTGACCTGCCCCAGCGTGTCCCCTCAAGGGACGCCGCTCAGGAGCTCGGTGCAGGGCCACAGCCTGTCGCCCTGCGCCCTCACAACTCCCCTGCCCTggcaaacacacaagcaca GCCACAGGCCGCGCGGCGACTCTGTCCCGGAGAAGCTCCATGGACCGGAGAGCCAGGGATCAGGGAGCTGCTGTAGCACCCCTCCAGGGAGCTCCTGCTACTCATCACAGCGCAGCAGCCCAGCGCCACACTCAACTAGCAACCACCCCGACTCTCCCCTGCGCCCCTCCATCACCCGTTCTCTCTCCCATCTCCtcctggaagaggaggaggagccagagaCTAACGTGGACACAGGAGCCCCCGTCTCACTGACGTCTGACACGGCGGCCCAAACAATCGCCGGCTCTTCCTCCGTGGACCTTTTGACGAATCGCCTCGCTGGGAGACCCGTGTCTGCTGGGGCTTCAGCTGTTGAGGGTCTGACCGAGGAGCTGGTCGAATGTGGGCCAGGGACACACACGAACCCTGGGGTCGCCTCCAGGACATGGGGCTCTGCTGGAGGTACGGACGCAGCCAGGAGGGCCTGGGACAGCAGCACTGTGGCAGCAGGACAAAGTCCCTCCAGAGGGCCGTTTGAGGGGAGCAGGACTACTGCGGAGCCGCTGTCAGCACACACCAACCACCAGGAGCCCGTCGATGAGTTCTTCATCTAA